The genomic window CTCCGTACCGACCAGGGAACCGGCGAAGAGATGGTTCCCGTTCAGTTGCGAATTGGCCAGGGACAGGATCTGATCGCGCGTGTCCCGCACCTGCCCGGCATAAATCTGCTGGGTCGCCATGTCCTCCATGTCGTAATGGTCCACGGCGGAGCCGATAATCGACAGCAGATCGAGGATGCCGCTCAGGGCCGTGTCCGTCATCCTGATCCAGGCGGTCCCCTGCTCGATATTGCCCCGGTACTGGTCAAGGGACGCCAGGGTCTGGCGACCGTTGAGGACCTTCATCATGCCCGTCGGGTCGTCGGAGGGGCGGTTGATTTTTTTCTGGGACGCCAGCTTCTCCAGGAGGGCGTTGTAGCCTTCCTGGAGGCTGTTCATGTTTTTAATCGTCGAGTAATACCTCATGTTATCGGATACACGCATGATTTCTTTTCCCCCCCTCAAGCCGTTTGTCCGCCGGTTCGCGGCGGCGCCCTTACCGGATGATGCCCATGAGGGTCTGGAGCATTTCATCCACCACCGAACAGAGCTTCCCCGCGGCGTTGTACCCCAACTGATACTGGATCAGCCGGATCATCTCCTCATCGACGGATACGCCCGATACGGATTCGCGCATGTTCGTCAGGCGTTCCATGACGTTGTTCTGGTGCGTTACGGACCAGTTGACGTCGGACACATCCTGCCCGACCCGGCCGACGATGGACGTGTAGTACTCGCCGAACGTTGCCATGCCGCCGCTCAAAACGCCCTTTTCACCCAGCCCCGCCAGGGCCAGGGCATTCTCCCCGTCACCCATGACGGTGGCGGAGGCGGCCATCCGGTTGACATCACCGGAAACCTCGGCGCTGACCTGCATGTAAGCCGCCTGGGTCACGGGCGTGAAGAAATCGATCCCCGTGTTCCGATACCGGTCGAAACCGGCCCGATGGATCGTGTTGACCTCGTTCACGATCCCCGCCGCCAGCGCATCCAGTTCGGCGAGGTACCGGGGAATGTCCCGATCCCTTACCTCGATCAGGGCCCCGAGCTTCCCCTTCGTCGCGGCCCCCGTAACGGGTTCATCGGTCTTGTCGGTGAAGACGATATCGGACAGGGTCGGATCCTGCCCGCTCGGAGCGAGGGCGAGGCTTTTCGTCATGACCCCGTCAACGAGGAGACTGCCGTCGGACAGGAACACCTTCACACTGCCGTCACCGGATTCGACTATGCTGATATCGACGAGACCGGCGAGGGATTTCAGCAGTTCCGTCCGGTTGTCCAGCATGAGGTTCGCGTCGCCCTCCACGCCCCCCGCCTCGACCACCCGCCTGTTCAAGTCGCCGATGGCGGACACGATGGAGTTGATTTTCGTCACCGTCGAGGAAATTTCCTGCTCCGCGTTCCCGATCAGCGTTTTCAGGCCGGAACTCATATTCCGGAACATGGCGGCCAGGCTCTGGGCCGTACTCAGGAGGGCGGCCCGCTGAACCTGCCCGTCGGGGTTCGCCGACAGGTCCTGCCAGTCCCCCCAGAAACGGTTGAGCAGGTCGGCAAGACCCCCGCTTCCACTTTCATCGAAAATCGTTTCGACGTTGGCTAAAAAGCTCGCCCGGGTTTCATGGTAGCCGACGAGCTGATGCTGTCCGATGATCTGGGCTTCCAGATACCCGTCGTAGATCCTCTCGACCCCGGTCACATCGACGCCTATCTGGAAAACCTGGCCCCGGACGTCGATCGTCCCCAGGGACTGAAAGACGGCCCGCTGCCTCGCGTAGCCCGGCGTATTGACGTTGGCGATGTTCGAACCCGTCACGTCGATGGCGAGCTGGTGGCTCAGAAGGGCGTCCTTGGCCGTGTTGAGCAGTCCGCTGATCGCCATGGCCTCTCACCCCTCCCTCTGAATGAGGGTCCCCTGCATGGGACCCGTCCTGATCCGTCCCGTCTCCTCGTAGCCGCCCCCGGGAACGACCATGCTCTGAAGCAGGCGAAGCGACCCCCGGACATCCTCCAGGGCGGCCTGGATCAGCTCGTTGTTCCGGCGGTTGAGGGTCTGGGCCGTGTGGACGACGCCGGTCAACGCCTCCTGACGGCTCCGCAATCGACGGGCCGTGTCCTCGTCGTCGGCCCGGTCCGCAAGGTCGGACAGGGAAAGCCTCTGCTCCGCCTGATCGTTCAAACGGGAACAGAGACGGCCCACAATCTCCCGGCGGGCGGCGGCGTTGTCCTGCTCACGCAGGAGAAGCGACTCCTTGCGGCTGTTGAACTCGTCGATGGCGTCCGGAGACGCCGTCGTCAGGATCAGCCGTTCTTCCTCCAGAAGATCGAGGAGGGATTGCTGAATGGCCTGCTCCCGGTCCAGATTGCCCAGGAGCTTTTCGTAGAAGGAACGTCGTTCCTCCCTGACGGCCTGGTCGTTGTGTGTGTGATCGTTCCGGTCCATGACGGGTCACCCCCTGTTTGTTGTCTGCATGAAAGTACACGTAACCGGGAAGGTCCGGCGGAAACCGGATGAAAGGGGGCACACGAAAGGCGGGCATACGGATCATGCCCGGAGGGGACGAACCTGTCTCGCCGGGTCAGGCGAAAATATCGAGAAGCGACTCTCCCACGATTTTTTCGGCGATCTTCTCCCCACTCACATTGTATGTTCCCGCTTCGATCCGGTCCTTCAGTTCCTGAACCTTTTCTTCCCGGATATCCGGCATGCCGGCCACGGCATTCCGGATCGCCTGAACATCCTTGGCCCTGGTGGAAAGATCAACCTTCTCCCGAGGAGACGCGACTCCGGCAACCGTCCGCTCGGCCTCCTGTTTCAGGCCGTCGTTTTTCTGATACTGCTGCATCATCTGGACAGTCGCATCGTTTATACCGGAAATCTTCACTGTGTTTTCTCCTTCTCCATGATCTTGCCACCCTTATCGGCACATTCGAAAAAAAACTTTAATCTTTTGACGCAGAAATATTCGACGGCGCTCCTTTTTGCGTCATCGTCTTGACGTTTTCCTCTTTCCCCAGGACCCGGTCCGCCAACTGCCTGTAGAGCATCTCCTTCAAACCCAGGCCGTTGTTCCTCTTGGCCAGCTCTTCGGCCACCTTCTGGTCCACCATCATGTCATAGGTTCCCTTGCCGGGAAACCGGTCCACCAGCCCGGATTCGGGAATCGTCCGGCGCATGGACTGGAAAAGCTGGTAGGTGAACAGGGCCTCGAAGTCGGCGCAGGCCTTCCGAAGCTGTTTTTCCTTTTCCCGCCGCGCCGCCCCCGCCTCGTCGGCCCGGCCGGCGGAGGAGGAGGTGATGACCGGGGTCGCGCTCCTGATCGTGTTTTCCATTTTACGGTCTCGCCTTTCTCGTCATCCCCGTCATCGGCCCCGGCGTATCCCCCTTAGATGATCTTCAGATCCGCCTGGAGGGCCCCGGCGGCCTTGATGGTCTGGAGGATCGTGATCAGGTCACGGGGGGTCACGCCGATGGCGTTCAGGGCCTTGACCACCTCGTCGATCGTCACCCCCCTGGGGACGACCATGAGCTGTCTTTTTTCCTCCGCCGCCCCGACCGTCGTTTCCTGCGTCACGACGGTCTGCCCCCCGGGGGCGAAAACGGTCCCGGTCTTCGCGTCCTTGACGGGACGGTCACCGGGGGCCGTTCCCGGAGCAAAGGGCAGAGGCTGGGACACACGGTAATCCTCCCGGATCTGGATACTCAGGTTGCCGTGGGAAACGGCCACCGTCGATATTCTGACGTTTTCCCCCATGACGACGGTTCCCGTCCGCTCATTCATGACCACCACGGCGGGGGCGTCAACGGGCACCTCCAGGTTTTCGAGCCTGGGGAGGATGTCCACCACGCTCCCTGCGGCCTGGGGTAACATGGCGACGGTTATGACGCGGCCGTCCACCTGCCTGACGGCGACCCCGTCCAGGGAGGAGCGGATCACGTCCGCCACCCGTCCGGCCGTCGTGAAATCCGGGTGCTGAAGCTGGATGGTCAGCTCCCTCATCCTGTCCAGATCGTAGCGCAATTCCCTTTCGATGAACGCGCAGTTGGAAATCGTCCCCACGGCGGGATGGTTCTTCACGGCCCGGGCGCCGGATCCGCCCGCCGTGAAGCCGCCGAGGACGACGGGGCCCTGGGCCACGGCATAGACCTGCCCGTCCGCCCCCTTCAGGGGGGTCATGAGAAGGGTGCCTCCCTGGAGGCTTTTCGCGTCGCCGATGGAGGAGACGGTCACGTCCACCTTGGTTCCCACCCTGGCGAAGGGGGGCATCACGGCCGTGATCATGACGGCCGCCGTGTTGTCGGCGTCGATCTTTTTGCCTTTCGTGTACAGGCCCTGGCTGCTCAGGAGGTTGGCGAGGGTTTCCTTCGTGAAGCCGTTGTCCACGTCATCGCCCGTTCCCGCCAGGCCCACCACCAGGCCGTAACCGATCAACTGGTTGTCCCGGATGCCGTTGAACTCGGCGATATCCTTGATCCGGGCCGCCTCCGCGCCGGCCCATCCAAGTCCCAGGACGAACACGAAGGCCAGAACAACGCCGCGCCATGTCACGCCCATCTTTCCCATTGCACACCCCATTACCCTTCTTCCGGTGACGCCCCGGGTCCTTAAAAAGGCCACACCCAATCCACCACCCGGGTGAGCCATCCCGGCCTCAGCTTGTCGTTGACGATCCCCTTGCCCGTATAAAGAATCTGGGCGTCCGAAATATACTGGGACGCGATCATGTTGTCCGACGTGATGTCCTCGGGACGGATCATCCCGGAGATGACGATGAACTGATCCTCCGCGTTGACCGTCACCTGGCGTCGTCCCTCGATCACCAGGTTCCCGTTTTCCAGGACACGGATGACGCGGGCCGTCATCCTCGCCACGAGGTTGTTCCCCCGGCTTGTATTCCCCGCCCCTTTCAGTCCGCTCGCTGAGGAGCCGCCGGCCTTGATCAGCCCGCCCATATTTTCGTTCCGTTTCAGGATGGACGTATCGATGCCGAAAAGGGCGTCGATCTGGGCGCTGGTGCTGGAATTCCGGCTGGTATCGGTTCCGGCCTTGTTGTTCCCCGTCGAGGATTCGGAAACGATGATCGTGACGATATCGCCGACGCCCCGGGCCCTGCGGTCCACGAACAGGGAACTCCGGCTGTTCTCTCCCACCCAGATGGACCCCATATGGGGAGCCGGCTGTTCCACGGGCGGCGGTATATACGCGTCCCCCCCGATTACCTGACGGCCCGGGGACACGCAGGAAACGAGCAGGAAAAGCCCCCCGGCGCACATGACGTATCCGATTATCCGTTTCATGACCATGCCCCTTAAAGCATCCTAAAATGTTTCAACCCGGACGAAAGCCTCTCCCACGACCTTCGCCAGAATAACCCGCTGGGAGGACAGGTTTTTCACCCGGATGCGCTGCCGGTCCACCCCCGCCTCCTCCGCCACCCCCGTGGCGATCAAGCTCAGGGGGCCGCTGTCGAGCACGATCCGGACCACGTCCCCCCGTTTGACCAGGATGGGTTCCTTGATCATGGCCCGCGTAACTTCCCGGTCGGGGACGAGGTCCACGGTCAGGCGCTTGCCCATGATCTCGTCCACGTCGGCCACGGATTTCATGGAAAACCGCCGCACCCAGCGTTCCGAGGTCTGCAAGTCGGCAGCCCCGACAATCGTGTCGCGCTTGACGACCCGCGCCGCCGTGACGTAACGCTCCAGCACCTCGATGTCCGCCCGGACCTGGTACTTTTCGATGAAGACACCGCCGTCGAAGAACCGGACGATGAACCGGCAGTTGCCGATCAGCGTCGTTTTTCCCAGAGGGGAAACGTCACAGGAAATCCTTTCCCCCTCGAGGGTCACCTCGGGGGGTTTTGCGGGGAACTCGATCCTCATGTCCTCGGGAGGACGGTTGGCCTGATCCCGCACATAATCGACGACCAGGGCGGCGAGATTGAAGTCCTGTTTCCCGCCGGACGAGGGGCCGGACCATGCGGGTCCCGCCGCCAGGAGCAGGGTCATGAAAAAGGTCGTGAGTATCAGAAGTCTTTTCATGGTCTTATCTCTCGGGCCCTAGCGTTTCAGGCCGGCGATAATCGACAGCATGGCGTCGGCCGTCTGAATGGCCTTGGAGTTGATTTCGTAAGCCCTCTGGCCGGTGATCATCTTGATCATCTCCTCGATGACGCTGACGTTGGACATTTCCAGGTAATGCTGGGTGATGGTCCCCATGCCGTCCTCCCCGGGGTTCCCCGTTATCGGTTCCCCCGACCCTTCCGTCTTGTCGTACAGGTTGCGCCCCATGCTGGTCAGCCCGGCCGGGTTGATGAACTTGACCAGTTCCATCCGCCCCGTGGCCAGGGCGGAACCGGTCTCGTCCGCCGCCGTCCAGGTGCCGCCCTTGTCCACCGTGAAGGTCACCGTGTCCTGGGGAACGGAGATTTCGGGGATGATTTTCAAACCGTCCGCCGTCGTCAGGTAGCCGTCCTTGCTGACCTTGAAGTTGCCGGCTCGCGTGTAATAGGTGGTTCCGTTGTCCTCGACCTGGAAAAACCCGTCCCCCTCGACGGCGAAGTCGAACGCGTTGCCCGTCAACTGGTAATCGCCCTGGTTGAAAATTTTCTGCGTGCCGATGGGCTTCACGCCCATGCCGATTTCGATCCCCACGGGGGTCTGGTTGCCCTCGGAGGTTTCGGCGCCCGCTTTCGTATAAATCTGGTACATGAGATCCTGAAAATCCGCCCGGGACCGTTTGAAGCCCACCGTATTCAGGTTGGCCAGGTTGTTGGCCACGACATCCTGATCCAGCTGCTGCGCTTCCATCCCCGTTGCCGCCGTGTATAAAGATCTGATCATGTTCTCCTCCTTGAACGGTTAAACCAGCCGGCCCACCCGGCTCACGGAAAGATGGTCCTGCTCGGATATCGTGTGAATCGCCTTCTGATACAGCTCGAAAGACCTCTGGATATCGACCATCCGTATGAGTTCCTGCACCGCCGACGTGTTGGACAATTCCAGGTAACCGGCTTGAATGTTCCGCATTTCCGGCTCCTGTATGACCTGTTCCCCCTGTCCCGCATAGACGAACAGGCCGTTGGCCGATCTTTTCAGGTTCGAGGTGTCCTCGAAGGTCACCACCTTGAGGGTTCCCGCCTCGATCCCCTCCGGCTCGGTTCCGAACACCCTGATGACGCCGTTCGGGGAGATCCGCACATCCGTCGCGCTATCGGAACCGGGCATGACGATTCTACCCCCCTCGCCCATCACGGGGTGCCCCATCCGGTCCGTCAGGGTCCCCTCCCCGTCCACGGCGAAATGACCGGCCCGCGTATAGGCGACCCCCTCCGGGGTCTCCACCTCGAAAAACCCGTCGCCCTGAATCGCCACGTCCAGGTTGTTCCCCGTCCTTTCCAGGACGCCCTGGGAAAAGTCGATGTAAACGGAGGCGCGCACCCGGGGCGTCCAGCCGCTGACCGGGTCGGGCATGTTGTCCCCTACGGAGGCCGTCATGTGCTCCGCTTTATAGCCGGGCGTGGATGCGTTGGCGATATTGTTCGACACCAGATCCAGTTGATTCACCTTGACGGAAGCGACGCCGGCGATATCGAGAAGGGTGTAGGGCATGGTTTTTCTGACCTCCAAAATGATCTCTGCCTGATACGAAGCAAGTCGCGTACCAACCCGGAAAACGACGGCGGCGGCCTCGACCCCGGAGGGGGCGGGCGGCAAAAATTTCGAAACCCACCGCGGGGGGAACCGGCCCGGATCCCGCTGAAGACAGGGGATCACGACCGGAACACGTCGAGGGTCGGCCTGGCGGCATTCCATGAAACAGGGAAAAAATCACGACGGGATCGGGAGAAGGACAACGGGGGCTGGGGGCCGGGGAAACCGGGAAAGGGGGAAAAATTTTCCTGCCGGGAAGGCAAGATCCGCTAGGGGCGGCGGGAATTCAGGGAATAGACGAAGGCGAGGATTTCCGCAACGGCGCGGTACACCTCAACGGGAATCTGGTCGTCCAAATCGAGGCGGCTCAATATCTCGACCAGGCCCGGGTCATTCCGGATGGGGATGCCGTGTTCCCTGGCCGTCTCGATTATCCGATCGGCCACATGACCTCGCCCCTTGGCCGTCAGCCTGGGGGCGGCATCCCTGTCGGGATCGTACCGAAGGGCGGCGGCGAGGGTCCGTTTCCTGCTTTTTCCCATATTCGCTCCTTCACGAAAGAATCGCCCGGGCCGTCCCGTCAGGCGAAAAGGTTGATGGCGCGCTCTTCATGCCAGGAGGCGTCCCGCAGGTAGTCCCTTTTGGCCGCCTCCACGTCGTCTCGTACGCCGCACGTCATCCGCATCACCT from Deltaproteobacteria bacterium includes these protein-coding regions:
- the flgK gene encoding flagellar hook-associated protein FlgK; the encoded protein is MAISGLLNTAKDALLSHQLAIDVTGSNIANVNTPGYARQRAVFQSLGTIDVRGQVFQIGVDVTGVERIYDGYLEAQIIGQHQLVGYHETRASFLANVETIFDESGSGGLADLLNRFWGDWQDLSANPDGQVQRAALLSTAQSLAAMFRNMSSGLKTLIGNAEQEISSTVTKINSIVSAIGDLNRRVVEAGGVEGDANLMLDNRTELLKSLAGLVDISIVESGDGSVKVFLSDGSLLVDGVMTKSLALAPSGQDPTLSDIVFTDKTDEPVTGAATKGKLGALIEVRDRDIPRYLAELDALAAGIVNEVNTIHRAGFDRYRNTGIDFFTPVTQAAYMQVSAEVSGDVNRMAASATVMGDGENALALAGLGEKGVLSGGMATFGEYYTSIVGRVGQDVSDVNWSVTHQNNVMERLTNMRESVSGVSVDEEMIRLIQYQLGYNAAGKLCSVVDEMLQTLMGIIR
- a CDS encoding flagellar protein FlgN, giving the protein MDRNDHTHNDQAVREERRSFYEKLLGNLDREQAIQQSLLDLLEEERLILTTASPDAIDEFNSRKESLLLREQDNAAARREIVGRLCSRLNDQAEQRLSLSDLADRADDEDTARRLRSRQEALTGVVHTAQTLNRRNNELIQAALEDVRGSLRLLQSMVVPGGGYEETGRIRTGPMQGTLIQREG
- the flgM gene encoding flagellar biosynthesis anti-sigma factor FlgM, which codes for MKISGINDATVQMMQQYQKNDGLKQEAERTVAGVASPREKVDLSTRAKDVQAIRNAVAGMPDIREEKVQELKDRIEAGTYNVSGEKIAEKIVGESLLDIFA
- a CDS encoding flagellar basal body P-ring protein FlgI is translated as MGKMGVTWRGVVLAFVFVLGLGWAGAEAARIKDIAEFNGIRDNQLIGYGLVVGLAGTGDDVDNGFTKETLANLLSSQGLYTKGKKIDADNTAAVMITAVMPPFARVGTKVDVTVSSIGDAKSLQGGTLLMTPLKGADGQVYAVAQGPVVLGGFTAGGSGARAVKNHPAVGTISNCAFIERELRYDLDRMRELTIQLQHPDFTTAGRVADVIRSSLDGVAVRQVDGRVITVAMLPQAAGSVVDILPRLENLEVPVDAPAVVVMNERTGTVVMGENVRISTVAVSHGNLSIQIREDYRVSQPLPFAPGTAPGDRPVKDAKTGTVFAPGGQTVVTQETTVGAAEEKRQLMVVPRGVTIDEVVKALNAIGVTPRDLITILQTIKAAGALQADLKII
- a CDS encoding flagellar basal body L-ring protein FlgH, with the protein product MKRIIGYVMCAGGLFLLVSCVSPGRQVIGGDAYIPPPVEQPAPHMGSIWVGENSRSSLFVDRRARGVGDIVTIIVSESSTGNNKAGTDTSRNSSTSAQIDALFGIDTSILKRNENMGGLIKAGGSSASGLKGAGNTSRGNNLVARMTARVIRVLENGNLVIEGRRQVTVNAEDQFIVISGMIRPEDITSDNMIASQYISDAQILYTGKGIVNDKLRPGWLTRVVDWVWPF
- the flgA gene encoding flagellar basal body P-ring formation protein FlgA, which produces MKRLLILTTFFMTLLLAAGPAWSGPSSGGKQDFNLAALVVDYVRDQANRPPEDMRIEFPAKPPEVTLEGERISCDVSPLGKTTLIGNCRFIVRFFDGGVFIEKYQVRADIEVLERYVTAARVVKRDTIVGAADLQTSERWVRRFSMKSVADVDEIMGKRLTVDLVPDREVTRAMIKEPILVKRGDVVRIVLDSGPLSLIATGVAEEAGVDRQRIRVKNLSSQRVILAKVVGEAFVRVETF
- the flgG gene encoding flagellar basal-body rod protein FlgG, with product MIRSLYTAATGMEAQQLDQDVVANNLANLNTVGFKRSRADFQDLMYQIYTKAGAETSEGNQTPVGIEIGMGVKPIGTQKIFNQGDYQLTGNAFDFAVEGDGFFQVEDNGTTYYTRAGNFKVSKDGYLTTADGLKIIPEISVPQDTVTFTVDKGGTWTAADETGSALATGRMELVKFINPAGLTSMGRNLYDKTEGSGEPITGNPGEDGMGTITQHYLEMSNVSVIEEMIKMITGQRAYEINSKAIQTADAMLSIIAGLKR
- the flgF gene encoding flagellar basal-body rod protein FlgF, yielding MPPAPSGVEAAAVVFRVGTRLASYQAEIILEVRKTMPYTLLDIAGVASVKVNQLDLVSNNIANASTPGYKAEHMTASVGDNMPDPVSGWTPRVRASVYIDFSQGVLERTGNNLDVAIQGDGFFEVETPEGVAYTRAGHFAVDGEGTLTDRMGHPVMGEGGRIVMPGSDSATDVRISPNGVIRVFGTEPEGIEAGTLKVVTFEDTSNLKRSANGLFVYAGQGEQVIQEPEMRNIQAGYLELSNTSAVQELIRMVDIQRSFELYQKAIHTISEQDHLSVSRVGRLV
- a CDS encoding EscU/YscU/HrcU family type III secretion system export apparatus switch protein, with translation MGKSRKRTLAAALRYDPDRDAAPRLTAKGRGHVADRIIETAREHGIPIRNDPGLVEILSRLDLDDQIPVEVYRAVAEILAFVYSLNSRRP